CCAGCTCGACGAAACGATCGGGAAATTGTTTGCGGGCGCGTTCGGCGATCTCGGCCAGCGCCCCAATCTGAAGCGGGCGCGAGATGGCGTAAATGATGAGGGGCGTGTCGCGCAGTGAGTCGAGCAGGAAGGCAATGAGATCGAGCGAGGCTTCGTCGGCCCAGTGCAGGTCTTCGAGGATGAGAAGCAGAGGGCGGTTGTGGGCTTCGGCCACCAGCAGGTCGCGCGTGGCAGCAAAAATTTGCTGGCGCAGTTTCCCGGCGTCAAGGTAACGCAAGCGTTCGGCGGCGGCTTTGTCCGAAGGTTCGAGGGCGAGCAGATGCTCAAGGTAGGGCAGGAGGTTGCCAGACGTTTCCCAGAACGAGTCGGCTACCCGCCTGGCAAGTTGTTCGCGCACTTCGGCTTCGGGCGAGTCGGTTGTCAGGCCAAGATAATCTCGCAGGATGTCCTGAAAGATCCAATAGGAAACCGCGCGGCGATAGGTGAGGCTGTGGCCTTCAAGGATGAGGAGCGGAGTCTGGCGGACGAAATTTTTGAGTTCGGCGGTGAGGCGGCTCTTGCCCATGCCGGCGTCGCCGGTGATGAGAACGAACTGGCCCTTTTTATCGTTGATCAGGCGGTTGACGGCCTGATAAAGCTGGCCGAGTTCGGCGTCGCGGCCCACCAGCGGCGCGTGCAAGCCTTCGATGCCGCGCACCGAGCCGGGGTGAGTCTTGGAGCCGAGGACACGATAGGCCGTCACCGGTTGGGAGACGCCTTTGAGGGTGAGAGGCGGCAGAGGCGCATAACTGAACAGGGCTTTGGTGGCGTGATAAAGGCTTTCGCTGACGATGGTTGTGCCGGGGGCCGCCGCCTGCTCCAACCGGCTGGCCAGGTTCACGGTGTTGCCGATGGCGGTGTAGTTCATCATCAGGTTGGAGCCGACACTGCCGACGATGACGGCCCCGGAATGCAGGCCGACGCGGACTTTTAATTCCACGCCGAGTTGATCCTTGAGGTCCTGACTCAGGCGGGCCACGTCGGTTTGCATGTCAAGCGCGGCGCGGGCGGCGAGTTCGGCGTTGTTCTCGTGGGCAATCGGCGCGCCGAAGAGGGCGATGAGTCCGTCGCCGATGAACTTGTCCACCATGCCATCGTATTTATAAACGTTCGTCGCCAGCAGGTGGCTGTACTGTTGAATGATGTTGTAAGTTTCTTCGGCGTCGAGCTGGCTGGAGAGGGCGGTATAGCCTGAGATGTCGGCGAAGAGGACGGTGACGTTGCGGCGCTGGCCGGCGGCTTCCAGCCCGGCCTGTTGAAAACGCTCCATGAGGTCAGCGCCCATCATTGTGCCGAGATGTTCGGGAGAGAACGAGGCGGCGACGGGGGTGGCGACGGGCAACATGCCGGTCGCGCCCAGCCGCGCTCCGCAGTTACCGCAAAACCTCATGCCCGGCGGGCTGTTAAAGCCGCATCGGGCGCAAATGAATGCCGACATTTGGCAAAATTTTACTCTGGCGAAGCGGCGGGTGCGTTAGGGTTGGTGGGGTTTTGTTGGCGTGGCGCGCTAGAGTTTTCGCAGGAAATCGCCGAGTGGCTCGAAATCTTCTTCGGGGAAGATGGCGTCGTAGGCGTCTTTGGAAATGCGCCGCTGGAGGGCGCGGCGGGCGACGACGACGACGAAGTATTGGTGAGCGTGCTGACTGCGAAAGCCTTCAAGGCGGCGCACGCCGCCGCCAGGTTGAACCGAGTTGACCGGCTCAACCAGGATCGCCCGTCCGTCTTTTTTCAACGCTTCGTTGAGCACGATGCTGGGGATGTACAACAGCCATTGCTTGGGGGCAATGAGGACGTTGAAGTTGAGCGGCCAGTGGGCGTGCGGCGCGGCGGCTTCCACCAAAAAGTCGCACAGCGCGGCTTCCAGTTGACTGCGAACAATATGACCGTTGGGTAACGCCCAGCCGGGCCGGCGATGAGGCATAGTCGGCCATCCTTTTCAGACTCTTCGGGGCGCAAACTGCGCGAAAACCCGAAGGGTCTGGCCTGTTTCAATCAAACCGCAACTTCTCCACAATGTCGGCCACAGCGGCGTCGAAGATTCTTTGCATCAGGGCATCGTCGGCAGAGTAAGGGCCGCCGAACACGCCGTCGCCGTAAAGGGCGCGAGTCTCGGCGGCGTTGAGGATGCGCGAGGCTTCAGCCGGTTGCTTCATACCTTCAGGCAGATCGGCCACCCGGCAAAAGCGGAAGGCTTCGATCCAGGCGGCATGGTTGCTTACCAGCCCGGCGCTCTCGGCCACCGCCGTCATCGACGGGGCAACCCACCACGAATACCACCCCACTTTGAGGCCGGGCAGGTCGTTGACAAGTTCGGCCAGCAGGGCCGTGGCCGGGTTGTTGCCGCCGTGTCCGTTGACGAACAACAATTTCTTGAAGCCCTGGGCATGCACCCAGCGCGCGATGTCTTCGACGACAGCCAGGAACGTTTGAGTGCGCAGGCTGATCGTGCCCGGATATTTGGCGAAGTAGGGCGAGATGCCAAAGTTAAGCGGCGGGGCGACCGGCACTTTCGTTTGCTCGCTGGCCGCCGTCGCCAGCGCCAGCGGAATTTTGATGTCGGTGAGCAAGCTAAGGTAGCCGTGCTCCTCGCACGCGCCGAGGATCAGCATCAGCCGGTCGTCGGTCTTGAGATAATTCTCAACGTCCATCCAATTCAGGTCTTCGAAGCGCATGGCAATTTATTGACGGATGACGGATGACGAAAGAAAATTTCGTCTTTCGTCCGTCGTCATTCGTCGTTCGCAAGAGCTTTGCGCGCCGCCGGAAGCGCCAGCCGCGCCCACTCAGCGTACATTTTGCCGGAGGGGTGCAGGCCGTCGGCGGCGATCAAGGTTGGGTCGGCGGCGGCGGTGCGCGAAAAAGGTGTCACGTCAACGTAGTGGGCGCCGAGCCGCTCTGCTTCTTCGCGGTTGACGGCGTTGAAGGAGTTGATGGCGGCGGCAATGGCAACCGGGTCGCGGCCAGAGGCAAACGGGGTCACGCCCCAATCGGGAATCGAAAGGACGAGGACATGACCCGGTTGCCCACCGGCAAAGGCGATGGCCCGTTGAAGCAAGGCCACGAATTGCTCGCGGTATTCATCCAGTCCCCGGCCACGATATTGATTGTTGACGCCGATCAGCAGTGACACCAGTTCATAAGTCCCTTGCAGGTTGGCTTTGTCAATGCCGGATGAGAGTTCGTCGGTCGTCCAGCCGGTGGTGGCAATAATAGTTGGCTCGCCGACATTGAAGCCCTGAGTTTGCAACAAGGCCGCGAGTTGAACCGGCCAACGCTCGCCGGGCGCAGCACTTTCGCCAATGGTGTAGGAATCGCCCAACGCCAGAAAACGCACTCTCTTCTCACTTTCGTTCATGCCGGCCTGCTCAAGTGGCGCACCGCAAGCGGCCAACACCCACACGACACAGCAAATCGCCCGCAACGCTTTTAGCAGTTTATGCCTCACAGGCCGCCATGTCAACGCCCATGTTGCCAACCGGTGCTTGCCAACAGCCAGCGCCCCGCCACGGCGCTGTTGACGACGATATCTACTTCGTTGGCTTGCCCAGGCCGTGCCCGGCTTTGGTTTGAATGCGAATCAGAGTCGGCGCATCTCCGGCTTGCGCCGCTTGCAGGGCGGCGGCAAACTTGAAGGAATGGCCGGGCGTCGGCTTGGTTGGTGGTGGAGGTGGGAGGGCAAGTGAGGGCAGGCATGGGCGATTCTTTTACGTCCGCGCCTCACACTACAACATTCACCAACTTCCCCGCCACATAAATCACCTTGCGCGGCGTCTTGCCGTCCAGATACTTCTTCACCTGCTCGCTGGCCAGGGCGGCCTGTTGCGCTTCGGCTTCGCTCAGGCCAACGGGCATCGTCAGCCGGTCGCGCACTTTGCCGTTCACTTGCAGAACCAGGGTGATCATCTCGTCGGCGGTCAACCCTTCATCGTAAACAGGCCACTTCTGTTGATGGATCGAGTAGGCCCGGCCCTTGCGCGCCCAAATTTCTTCGGCCATGAACGGCGCAATCGGGGCCAGCAGTAACAGCAGTGTGTCGCTAGCTTCGTCAAAGGCGGCGTCGCTCACCGACTGGCTTTGCGCGTCGTGCAGGGCGTTGGTGAACTCCATCAGCGCCGAGATGACGGTGTTGAAGCGGAAGCCTTCGATGTCGCTCGACACCTTCTTGATCGTCTTGTGTAATTTCCGGCGCAGTTCGCGATCCACCTGCTCGGTCTGCTCATTCGCCGCCGGGCGCGCGGCGGGCATCAACAGCAAATCCCAGGCGCGCCTCAGCCAGCGGTGTGTGCCGGCCAGGCCGTTGGTGTTCCAGGGCGTGGCCTGCTCGAAGTCGCTGATGAACATTTCGTAAGCACGCAGAGCGTCGGCGCCCCACTCGACCACCACTTCGTCGGGCGTGATCACGTTGCCCTTGCTCTTCGACATCTTCTCTTTGCCGTCGGGCGCTAAAATCATGCCCTGGTTACGCAGTCGTTTGAACGGCTCGGCGAACGGCACGTAACTCAAGTCGTGCAGGGCCTTCGTCCAGAAACGCGCGTACAGCAAATGCATCACCGCGTGCTCCGCGCCGCCCACGTACATATCCACCGGCAACCAGTAAGCGGCTTCCTTCTTGTCGAAGGCGGCCTCCTCATTCTTCGAGTCGGCGAAGCGCAGGAAGTACCACGACGAGCAGGCGAAGGTGCCCATGGTGTCCGTCTCGCGGCGGCCCTTGCGGCCACCGGGCAGAGTCACGTCGGTGAATTCGGGGATGGTGGCGAGAGGCGATTCCCCTGTGGCCGTCGGCTCGTAGCTTTCGACGTTGGGCAGGCGCACCGGCAGTTCATTCGGGGCCACCGCCACTTCACCGTCGTCGGTGTGGATGATCGGGATCGGCGTTCCCCAGTAACGTTGACGGCTGATTCCCCAGTCGCGCAACTTGTAGTTGACCCGGCGCACGCCCTTGCCCGTCTTCTCCAACCATTCGATCACACTCGGTTTGGCCGTCTCGCCGGGGGCGCCGGAGAACTCGCCGGAGTTGATCATCGTCCCGTACTCGTCGTGGAACAGGGCGTCGCGATAGAATTCGACGGCGTGCAACATCTCCATCACCGTTCGCTTGCCGCGCACGTTCGGCTCCAGCTCGTGGCAACGCGCCAGAATTTGCCGCTCGCTCTCCACGCCGCCGAACGTCCAAACATCGCCCGGCCCGAAGATGAACAGCCAGCGCGCGCCGACAACTTCGTTCCACTTGCCGGGCGCGACAAACTGTTGGGCGATCTCGACGTAGCGATCCAGCCTGGCCAGTGGGATGGTGATGTACAGCGACCCTTGCCTTTCCTCAAAGGGGATGCCGTCGGCGCGCAGGGCGGCGGCGAACCCGTCCTTCATCGTCCCGCCGAGCGCGAACGATTTCGCCAATCCATCAGTGCGCTCGATGACGGGCAGGATCGGCAGGCCGAACTTCATGGCGAATTCAAAGTCGCGCGCGTCGTGGGCCGGCACGGCCATGATCGCGCCCGTGCCGTAGCCCATCAGCACGTAGTCGGCCACCCAAATCGGGATGCGCTCGCCGTTGACCGGGTTGACGGCATACGCGCCGATGAAGACGCCGGTTTTTTCTTTCGTCTCGTCAGTGCGCTGCGCTTCGCTCTCGGCTTTCGCCATCGCCACGTAAGCGCCCACGTCGGCCTTGCGGTCGGACGTGGTCAGCTTCTCGACAAACGGATGCTCGGGCGAGAGCACCATGAACGTCGCGCCCCACAGCGTGTCGGGCCGGGTGGTGAAGACAGTGATAGAGTGATCAGTGATCAGTGGGTCAGTGTTCACCGATGACTGTTCACTGATCATTGGGAACCGCACTTCTGCGCCCTCGCTCCGTCCGATCCAGTTGCGTTGCATGAGCTTGATATGCTCCGGCCAGTCAATCGTGCCCAGGTCAGCGATCAGGCGGTCGGCGTAAGCGGTGATGCGGAAGAACCACTGCATCAGCGTTTTCTTTTCCACCAGCGCCCCACTGCGCCAGCCGCGCCCGTCAATCACCTCTTCATTCGCCAGCACCGTCTTGTCCACCGGGTCCCAGTTGACGATGGCTGGCGCGCGATACGCCAGGCGAAACTTGCTCAAGAAGTCCTTGCGTTCTTTGGCGCGCATCA
This genomic interval from Chloroflexota bacterium contains the following:
- a CDS encoding creatininase family protein, whose protein sequence is MRFEDLNWMDVENYLKTDDRLMLILGACEEHGYLSLLTDIKIPLALATAASEQTKVPVAPPLNFGISPYFAKYPGTISLRTQTFLAVVEDIARWVHAQGFKKLLFVNGHGGNNPATALLAELVNDLPGLKVGWYSWWVAPSMTAVAESAGLVSNHAAWIEAFRFCRVADLPEGMKQPAEASRILNAAETRALYGDGVFGGPYSADDALMQRIFDAAVADIVEKLRFD
- a CDS encoding SGNH/GDSL hydrolase family protein; translated protein: MNESEKRVRFLALGDSYTIGESAAPGERWPVQLAALLQTQGFNVGEPTIIATTGWTTDELSSGIDKANLQGTYELVSLLIGVNNQYRGRGLDEYREQFVALLQRAIAFAGGQPGHVLVLSIPDWGVTPFASGRDPVAIAAAINSFNAVNREEAERLGAHYVDVTPFSRTAAADPTLIAADGLHPSGKMYAEWARLALPAARKALANDE
- a CDS encoding leucine--tRNA ligase, whose translation is MAKWEADTLYATTPADERPKAYILDFFPYPSGDGLSVGHCRNYVPTDVLSRFYRMRGYNVLHPMGWDAFGLPAENAAIKSKTNPAKLIAQYSANYKRQFRLIGISFDWSREINSSTPEYYRWTQWIFLQLYHSWYDPRANSARPIAELETELSESGTSKIPNAPEMTAEQWQLMRAKERKDFLSKFRLAYRAPAIVNWDPVDKTVLANEEVIDGRGWRSGALVEKKTLMQWFFRITAYADRLIADLGTIDWPEHIKLMQRNWIGRSEGAEVRFPMISEQSSVNTDPLITDHSITVFTTRPDTLWGATFMVLSPEHPFVEKLTTSDRKADVGAYVAMAKAESEAQRTDETKEKTGVFIGAYAVNPVNGERIPIWVADYVLMGYGTGAIMAVPAHDARDFEFAMKFGLPILPVIERTDGLAKSFALGGTMKDGFAAALRADGIPFEERQGSLYITIPLARLDRYVEIAQQFVAPGKWNEVVGARWLFIFGPGDVWTFGGVESERQILARCHELEPNVRGKRTVMEMLHAVEFYRDALFHDEYGTMINSGEFSGAPGETAKPSVIEWLEKTGKGVRRVNYKLRDWGISRQRYWGTPIPIIHTDDGEVAVAPNELPVRLPNVESYEPTATGESPLATIPEFTDVTLPGGRKGRRETDTMGTFACSSWYFLRFADSKNEEAAFDKKEAAYWLPVDMYVGGAEHAVMHLLYARFWTKALHDLSYVPFAEPFKRLRNQGMILAPDGKEKMSKSKGNVITPDEVVVEWGADALRAYEMFISDFEQATPWNTNGLAGTHRWLRRAWDLLLMPAARPAANEQTEQVDRELRRKLHKTIKKVSSDIEGFRFNTVISALMEFTNALHDAQSQSVSDAAFDEASDTLLLLLAPIAPFMAEEIWARKGRAYSIHQQKWPVYDEGLTADEMITLVLQVNGKVRDRLTMPVGLSEAEAQQAALASEQVKKYLDGKTPRKVIYVAGKLVNVVV